From Microtus pennsylvanicus isolate mMicPen1 chromosome 10, mMicPen1.hap1, whole genome shotgun sequence, one genomic window encodes:
- the Enah gene encoding protein enabled homolog isoform X6, whose translation MKVYSTPIILQRQNGPRVDRILLQLQEQQRQKDLERERLERERMERERLERERLERERLERERLEQEQLERQRQEREHMERLERERLERLERERQDRERLEQLEREQVEWERERERRVSNAAPSSDSSLYNAPLPEYSSCQPPSAPPPSYAKVISAPVSDATPDYAVVTALPPTSTPPTPPLRHSATRFATSLGSAFHPVLPHYATVPRPLNKNSRPSSPVNTPSSQPPAAKSCAWSTSNFSPLPPSPPIMISSPPGKATGPRPVLPVCVSSPVPQMPPSPTAPNGLLDSVTYPVSPPPTSGPAAPPPPPPPPPPPPPPPPLPPLASLSHCGSQASPPPGTPLASTPSSKPSVLPSPSAAAPASVETPLNPELGDSSASEPGLQAASQPAETPTPQGLVLGPPAPPPPPPLPPGPNHTSALPPPPGPPPPPPLPSTGPPPPPPPPPLPNQVPPPPPPPPAPPLPASGFFSGSMSEDNRPLTGLAAAIAGAKLRKVSRVEDGSFPSGGGTVGVNLASSKGDAGRGNGPLPLGGSGLMEEMSALLARRRRIAEKGSTIETEQKEDRSEDSEPITSKASTTSTPEPARKPWERTNTMNGSKSPVISRRDSPRKNQIVFDNRSYDSLHRPKSTPSSQPSANGVQTEGLDYDRLKQDILDEMRKELTKLKEELIDAIRQELSKSNTA comes from the exons GCAGCTGCAAGAACAGCAGCGACAGAAGGATCTGGAGAGGGAGAggctggaaagagaaagaatggagagggaaaggctggagagagaacGACTAGAAAGAGAGAGGCTAGAGAGGGAGCGCCTGGAACAAGAGCAGCTGGagcggcagaggcaggaaagggagcacATGGAGCGCCTGGAGAGGGAGCGCCTGGAGCGCCTGGAGAGGGAGCGGCAAGACCGAGAGCGCCTGGAGCAGCTGGAGCGCGAGCAAGTGGAGTgggagcgagagcgagagcgcaGAGTGTCCAATGCTG CTCCATCTTCAGACAGCTCCCTGTATAATGCTCCACTTCCTGAGTATTCCAGTTGCCAGCCTCCTTCAGCACCTCCTCCATCATATGCTAAAGTCATCTCAGCTCCAGTGTCAGATGCCACTCCTGATTACGCTGTAGTGACTGCTTTGCCACCTACTTCCACACCCCCTACACCACCACTGCGACACTCAGCGACACGTTTTGCAACATCTCTAGGTTCAGCCTTCCACCCTGTTCTTCCCCATTATGCTACAGTTCCTCGTCCTCTGAACAAAAACTCTCGACCTTCTTCTCCTGTGAACACACCCTCTTCTCAGCCTCCAGCTGCGAAGTCCTGTGCCTGGTCTACTTCCAATTTCTcgcccctccctccatctcctccgaTAATGATTAGCAGTCCTCCTGGCAAAGCTACTGGCCCAAGGCCTGTCCTCCCCGTTTGTGTCTCCTCTCCTGTGCCCCAAATGCCTCCGTCACCGACAGCACCCAATGGGCTGCTGGACTCTGTAACATACCCAGTGTCTCCACCGCCTACCTCAGGGCCAGCAGCGCCACCTCCTCCGCCACCGccgcctccaccaccaccgccaccaccgccgCTGCCTCCCCTCGCCTCACTCTCACACTGTGGATCACAGGCTTCTCCTCCTCCAGGCACCCCTCTTGCCTCAACTCCCTCATCCAAGCCCAgtgttctcccttctccctctgcagctgcccctgcctctgtggAGACCCCTCTAAATCCTGAGCTGGGAGACTCCTCTGCTTCCGAGCCAGGCTTGCAGGCAGCCTCTCAGCCGGCCGAGACGCCAACCCCACAGG GCCTTGTCTTGGGACCAcctgcacctccaccacctccacccctccCACCAGGCCCTAACCACACCTCAgcactccctcctccccctggacctcctccaccacctccacttcCATCCACTGGGCCTCCTCCAccgcctcccccaccccctcttccTAACCAagttcctccccctcctcccccacctcctgcccctcccctccctgcatctGGATTTTTCTCTGGATCTATGTCAGAAGACAATCGCCCTTTAACTGGACTTGCAGCTGCAATCGCAGGAGCAAAACTTAGGAAAGTGTCTCGG GTGGAGGATGGCTCTTTCCCAAGTGGAGGGGGTACTGTAGGTGTGAACTTGGCCTCATCCAAAGGAGATGCTGGTCGTGGGAATGGACCCCTTCCTCTAGGGGGGAGTGGCTTGATGGAAGAGATGAGTGCCCTGCTGGCCAGGAG GAGAAGAATTGCTGAAAAGGGGTcaacaatagaaacagaacaaaaagaagacagaagt GAAGATTCAGAACCTATAACTTCCAAGGCCTCTACAACAAGTACACCTG AACCAGCTAGAAAACCTTGGGAGAGAACAAACACAATGAATGGCAGTAAGTCACCTGTCATCTCCAG ACGGGATTCTCCAAGGAAAAATCAGATTGTTTTTGACAACAGGTCCTATGATTCATTACACAG ACCCAAATCTACACCTTCGTCACAGCCCAGTGCCAATGGAGTCCAGACAGAAGGACTCGACTATGACAGACTGAAGCAG GACATTTTAGATGAGATGAGAAAAGAACTGACAAAGCTGAAGGAAGAGCTTATTGATG CAATCAGGCAGGAACTGAGCAAGTCGAACACAGCATAG